The Tindallia magadiensis genome includes a window with the following:
- the glgD gene encoding glucose-1-phosphate adenylyltransferase subunit GlgD gives MKNVVGIINDTDIKQKLKDLTKARSTAAVPFGGRYRVIDFVLSNMANSGIKNVGIFTQSNNRSLLDHVDSGKEWNLLSKRDGLFILPPIFGYDQFTGNLGDIDHYYNHMDYLNRSRQEYVLISNSNIIYNMDYNGIEAFFHKKKADIVIVYRNQVENEKTNYRVLSLLLDNNERVHDMADARDKTLSPAVGLEIAFMKKSLFMQLIDDCIARGYRDFTKDALIKNLEKYKIFAYEHKGYAGKIDSIKTYYSHSMDLLDPKVWKDVFLSHGTISTKVKDEPPAKYQESAEVINSQMANGCHIAGRIENSILSRGVVVHKNARVRNSIIMQKGQIHEDAVIENAILDKDVVVTSGKQIIGDPEYPVVVEKKALI, from the coding sequence ATGAAAAATGTGGTAGGTATTATTAATGATACGGATATTAAACAGAAACTGAAAGATTTAACAAAAGCAAGATCAACGGCAGCTGTTCCCTTTGGTGGCAGATATAGAGTGATAGACTTTGTCCTGTCGAATATGGCGAATTCAGGCATTAAAAATGTCGGAATTTTCACCCAGAGCAATAATCGCTCATTATTGGATCATGTGGATTCGGGAAAAGAGTGGAATTTACTTAGTAAACGAGACGGTCTTTTTATCCTTCCACCTATTTTTGGATACGATCAATTTACGGGAAACTTGGGTGATATAGATCATTATTATAATCATATGGACTACTTGAACAGAAGCCGGCAAGAGTATGTTTTAATTAGTAACAGTAATATTATTTACAATATGGACTATAATGGCATTGAAGCGTTTTTTCACAAAAAGAAAGCAGATATTGTCATCGTATATAGGAATCAGGTAGAGAACGAAAAAACAAATTATAGGGTGCTTTCTCTGCTGCTTGATAATAATGAACGGGTACATGATATGGCAGATGCAAGGGATAAGACATTAAGTCCTGCTGTTGGTCTGGAAATAGCATTTATGAAAAAAAGTCTTTTTATGCAGCTGATAGATGACTGTATTGCCAGAGGATATCGAGATTTTACAAAAGATGCACTAATAAAGAATTTAGAAAAGTATAAAATATTTGCTTATGAACATAAAGGGTATGCAGGAAAAATAGATTCTATAAAAACATACTATTCCCATAGTATGGACCTTTTAGATCCCAAAGTATGGAAAGATGTTTTTTTGAGTCATGGAACCATTAGTACCAAGGTAAAAGATGAACCACCAGCTAAATATCAGGAAAGTGCGGAAGTTATCAATTCACAGATGGCAAATGGATGCCACATTGCAGGCAGGATAGAAAACAGTATCTTAAGTCGCGGCGTTGTTGTTCATAAAAATGCACGGGTTCGAAATAGTATCATTATGCAAAAGGGACAGATTCATGAAGATGCTGTGATAGAAAATGCAATACTTGATAAAGATGTGGTTGTGACATCGGGAAAACAAATTATTGGAGATCCGGAATACCCGGTAGTTGTTGAAAAAAAGGCATTGATTTAA
- a CDS encoding glucose-1-phosphate adenylyltransferase gives MKKHEVIAMLLAGGQGTRLGILTRKLAKPAVPFGGKYRIIDFPLSNCSNSGIYTVGVLTQYQPLILNSYIGIGSHWDLDKKHGGVTVLPPYVRHDGGHWYLGTANAVYQNIEFIDQYDPEYVLILSGDHIYKMDYSKMIDEHKEKKADVTIAVIEVPWDETHRFGIMNTDDENRIMEFEEKPQKAKNNLASMGVYVFGWKKLRKALIEDDLNPESDHDFGKNIIPKMLEANERVYAYPFQHYWKDVGTIESLWQANMDLLDDNPELDLYERDWKIYSVNPNQPVQYIGEDASVKKSIVNEGCQVHGAIEKSVLFPGVSVGKGSVVRNSVIMSDVVIGENVLVEGSIIGEECTIEDGCQIGQPGKGKEGITVLGENVVVDKGKTIPAGVEINIENCHEFGCCLNGLGQREVK, from the coding sequence ATGAAAAAGCATGAGGTGATTGCCATGCTACTGGCAGGAGGGCAAGGAACTCGCTTGGGAATATTAACGAGAAAATTAGCAAAACCGGCGGTCCCTTTTGGTGGCAAATATCGAATCATCGATTTTCCATTGAGCAATTGTTCCAATTCTGGAATTTATACGGTAGGTGTTCTTACTCAGTATCAGCCTTTAATATTAAATTCTTATATAGGGATTGGAAGTCATTGGGATTTGGACAAGAAGCACGGAGGGGTAACGGTGCTTCCTCCCTATGTTCGTCATGATGGGGGGCATTGGTATCTAGGGACGGCAAATGCTGTCTATCAAAACATAGAATTTATTGACCAGTATGATCCAGAATATGTATTGATACTGTCTGGAGATCATATTTATAAAATGGATTATTCAAAAATGATTGATGAGCATAAAGAAAAGAAAGCAGACGTGACCATTGCCGTTATAGAAGTGCCTTGGGACGAAACCCATCGTTTTGGCATTATGAATACAGATGATGAAAATAGAATTATGGAGTTTGAAGAAAAGCCTCAAAAGGCAAAAAATAACTTAGCGTCGATGGGTGTGTACGTTTTTGGATGGAAAAAACTTAGAAAAGCACTGATTGAAGACGATCTGAATCCAGAATCGGATCATGATTTTGGAAAAAATATTATCCCCAAAATGTTGGAAGCTAATGAGAGGGTATATGCCTATCCTTTTCAGCATTATTGGAAAGATGTAGGGACTATTGAAAGTTTGTGGCAAGCCAATATGGACTTACTTGATGACAATCCGGAACTAGACCTGTACGAAAGAGATTGGAAAATATATTCTGTTAACCCAAATCAACCAGTTCAGTATATTGGTGAGGATGCATCTGTTAAAAAGTCTATTGTTAATGAAGGTTGTCAAGTTCATGGTGCTATAGAGAAATCAGTATTATTTCCAGGCGTAAGTGTAGGAAAAGGCAGCGTTGTTAGAAATTCAGTGATTATGTCTGATGTAGTGATAGGGGAGAATGTTCTGGTTGAAGGGAGTATTATAGGTGAGGAATGTACCATAGAGGATGGATGCCAAATAGGGCAGCCGGGAAAAGGAAAAGAAGGCATTACGGTGTTAGGTGAAAATGTGGTTGTTGATAAGGGAAAAACAATACCGGCGGGAGTTGAAATTAATATTGAAAATTGTCACGAATTTGGTTGTTGCCTTAATGGGTTAGGACAGCGGGAGGTGAAATAA
- the thrB gene encoding homoserine kinase, whose product MIQVKVPATSANMGPGFDSLGVALGLYNRVEVEKSAKGLWIENIGKDSKELPTDERHLVYKSIKKLYNEAGYPMEALHIKVHHEIPASRGLGSSAACIVGGIVAANELLGNPLNQKELLNLAINIEGHPDNVTPALLGGIVVSSKNNDKDATNLQFSAPEALEWTIAVPNVSLSTKAAREALPQKVLFEDAVKNIGNASLLVASLLLKDFNVLKAALQDNLHQIYRSKLLPELDYIFTEARKRNVNQLYLSGAGPTLAYLSWCTKDEGRNNFLKLLEEAGDIRGTKWEVLNLKADNIGAVVE is encoded by the coding sequence ATGATACAAGTTAAAGTGCCTGCAACATCGGCCAATATGGGACCAGGATTTGATAGCTTAGGAGTGGCCTTGGGACTTTATAATAGGGTTGAAGTGGAAAAATCAGCTAAGGGCTTGTGGATAGAAAACATAGGAAAAGACAGCAAAGAACTTCCTACGGATGAAAGGCATTTGGTATACAAAAGTATCAAAAAGCTTTACAACGAAGCGGGATATCCGATGGAGGCCTTGCATATTAAAGTACATCACGAAATACCGGCTTCGAGAGGTCTGGGAAGCAGTGCGGCTTGTATTGTTGGAGGAATTGTAGCGGCTAACGAATTGCTGGGAAATCCTTTGAACCAGAAAGAGTTATTGAATCTGGCCATAAACATTGAAGGACATCCGGATAATGTGACGCCAGCCTTGCTAGGCGGTATCGTAGTGTCTTCGAAAAATAATGATAAAGATGCGACGAATCTTCAATTCTCAGCACCGGAGGCATTAGAATGGACGATCGCTGTTCCGAATGTAAGCTTGAGTACGAAAGCGGCAAGAGAAGCACTCCCTCAAAAGGTTCTCTTTGAGGATGCTGTGAAGAATATAGGAAATGCTTCTTTATTGGTAGCGTCTTTATTATTGAAAGATTTTAATGTACTTAAAGCAGCCTTACAGGATAATCTGCATCAGATTTATCGCAGCAAGCTACTTCCAGAATTGGATTATATTTTTACAGAGGCAAGAAAACGAAATGTAAACCAACTATATTTGAGTGGAGCTGGACCAACATTAGCGTACCTCTCATGGTGTACAAAAGATGAAGGAAGAAATAATTTCCTAAAATTGTTAGAAGAAGCAGGAGATATAAGAGGGACAAAATGGGAAGTATTGAACTTAAAAGCTGATAATATAGGAGCGGTCGTGGAATAA
- a CDS encoding homoserine dehydrogenase, whose protein sequence is MERIKIGLLGFGTVGQGVWKVLGKNHTVFEKQAGFTFEISKVLVNDIDKEREIRLDEGILTVDPEEILEDDSIHIVVELMGGTDGAKKYVEKALEKKKHVVTANKALLALYGKELTAIALKNGVQFRYEASVAGGIPILHSIRESLTANRIQRIMGIVNGTTNYILTKMSREGVRFEDALEEAQQKGYAEADPTADVDGYDAAHKLALLAALGFKSGIDFQQVYREGIRKMTPTDIEFAEELGFVVKLLAIGMEEDGKMELRVHPTFIEKEHPLAAVNDAFNAVFVEGNAVGELMFYGKGAGDLPTASAVIGDILSIASHWNHSSPPSYQLDFSETCKTIKSMDETQTAYYIRFMVKDSPGVLGRIASTFGENGVSLSSVIQKGVGETSVPLVFITHKTKEEAVKKTIQQIGEFDAVTEVANLIRVETLS, encoded by the coding sequence ATGGAACGCATCAAGATTGGTCTGCTTGGTTTTGGCACAGTAGGGCAGGGTGTTTGGAAAGTATTGGGAAAAAACCATACAGTGTTTGAAAAACAGGCTGGCTTTACTTTTGAGATTAGCAAAGTGCTTGTAAATGATATAGATAAAGAACGTGAAATAAGGCTGGATGAAGGTATATTAACAGTGGATCCGGAGGAAATTCTAGAAGATGATTCGATTCACATTGTTGTAGAGCTAATGGGAGGAACGGATGGAGCAAAAAAATATGTTGAAAAAGCCTTAGAAAAGAAAAAACATGTTGTCACAGCGAACAAAGCACTTCTCGCACTTTATGGTAAAGAGCTAACAGCAATAGCTTTGAAAAATGGCGTGCAATTTAGGTATGAAGCCAGTGTTGCAGGTGGGATACCAATCTTACATTCCATCAGAGAAAGCTTGACAGCAAACCGGATCCAGAGGATCATGGGCATTGTTAATGGAACAACCAACTATATTTTGACAAAAATGAGCCGGGAAGGCGTTCGCTTTGAAGATGCACTTGAAGAAGCGCAGCAAAAGGGATACGCGGAAGCTGATCCGACGGCTGATGTTGATGGTTATGATGCAGCCCATAAGCTGGCTTTGTTAGCTGCATTAGGGTTCAAATCGGGGATAGACTTTCAACAGGTATATCGGGAAGGAATCAGAAAGATGACTCCTACAGATATTGAATTTGCCGAAGAACTGGGTTTTGTGGTTAAATTACTGGCAATAGGGATGGAAGAGGATGGAAAAATGGAACTAAGGGTTCACCCGACGTTTATAGAAAAGGAACATCCTTTGGCAGCGGTAAATGATGCTTTTAATGCTGTTTTTGTAGAAGGAAATGCAGTCGGAGAGCTAATGTTCTATGGTAAAGGAGCAGGAGATCTTCCTACGGCTAGTGCTGTCATAGGTGATATCCTTAGTATAGCTAGTCACTGGAACCACTCTTCACCACCATCTTATCAGTTGGATTTTTCGGAAACATGTAAGACTATTAAGTCTATGGATGAGACACAGACAGCTTATTACATTCGTTTTATGGTTAAAGACAGTCCAGGAGTACTAGGAAGAATTGCCAGTACTTTTGGAGAAAATGGAGTAAGCTTATCTTCTGTTATTCAAAAGGGAGTAGGAGAGACGTCGGTTCCTCTCGTCTTTATTACACATAAAACAAAGGAAGAGGCTGTTAAAAAAACAATTCAGCAGATTGGAGAGTTTGATGCCGTAACGGAAGTGGCAAATCTTATTCGAGTTGAAACCTTATCTTAG
- a CDS encoding ACT domain-containing protein: MGTKKNTYYLVHTSAMPEVLEKTVQVNEMLGRGEVKTIYEAVDKVGISRSAYYKYRNYVFPFYEMGKGRIITIALTMDHIAGCLMAVLKEIARVQGSIVTINQNIPYLQIANATISLETKDLTVNVEELISYLRSIEGVREVKIMGNE, translated from the coding sequence AAAAAAAATACGTACTATTTGGTGCATACTTCAGCAATGCCAGAAGTATTAGAGAAGACCGTTCAAGTAAATGAAATGCTTGGACGGGGCGAAGTGAAAACGATCTATGAAGCTGTAGACAAAGTAGGTATTAGTCGTAGCGCTTATTACAAATACAGAAACTATGTATTTCCTTTTTATGAAATGGGTAAAGGGAGGATCATTACCATTGCGTTAACAATGGACCATATTGCAGGTTGTTTAATGGCTGTGCTCAAAGAAATAGCAAGGGTGCAGGGAAGTATTGTTACGATTAATCAAAACATTCCCTACCTGCAAATTGCCAATGCAACCATTTCTCTTGAAACAAAAGACTTAACCGTAAATGTAGAAGAGCTGATTAGTTATCTTAGATCCATAGAAGGTGTTCGGGAAGTCAAGATAATGGGTAACGAATAG